A stretch of Branchiostoma lanceolatum isolate klBraLanc5 chromosome 14, klBraLanc5.hap2, whole genome shotgun sequence DNA encodes these proteins:
- the LOC136449062 gene encoding enolase-phosphatase E1-like isoform X1 produces the protein MGLLDLLRNMSGKEDGSAKRSFSSRIPSFSKRRQQQQQQQPQAGVEEPLLGDTSKAGDTPKQHLSRGAPYKRNFGFGFRKRQQSQKEQTNPSEMVQQLEATISKSGGAMTKDSPENRSLDIKKQPNSTRQDAAERTPNSNRTRWGMKKSQTVVTDRNSNFALPATPEVNRSIRNMPKSKSEESIKSTSSQERAKSGRSRLPKSHTMNPTRPLQSQSASGAGSARVVKPVARPQNLVRGGTAQSATDAPSNRVRTQSNASTASNVSSASSTRTPKRASQETTPKDSGQKAEVRSSAAGRSPGKAGQSRGGTEGGIADSKPSTPARQEARKEAREKGTPGRSHCRQESSTKTLKSPGVVSSSRLKPESPLTATVRRDSLDQNESASSDLESDDLMLDMDSSHDESFDQGDERPRHHRRWHSPRRNARTPTDADGREDSDTLEELDTSHSQKSLRTHQQQRVKKQGSSEQNQVAQDNNATPETQRRRNRRRYRRRQYGRSRAQTTPSDSPHRDRPRSQSTPMKPPRQMTASFDEEEGVTIDTSSFRYLLQDMTGMKTCLLKLKRILQEVETSSPFEQTPAGKGFADKNHLMSAMLDGAVGEVEEKDMKKENEDMKQELAQLRQQLTEKDRTISLLQTQMEKYIDARDGHVSKSAKSIATQTEPQSKRFPWSRPSPLSRSQSMREPSRTPNQTVLSTQRRSERRSAQKAQDCLEPIEELYDQNLLVSDEGEEEIGGIHHLSSSQQHLSDTEQTVDILSVQHPDESTHYTAGPQEEATSMDKLEPQASQEKHDFVSLTTEDYNQISESIAPQSAYNRKDYSIKVKDETALGNQLPLGSTEGDRYEETVSLLGAEVTADDTPTLTAHDEKMQIIKDVVSYTDQQEQEAYITTKSSKDSCTIPVLGAEPRDETAVEDDDAKCLFSPTEDSEEIERKEQQKQREEHEYTNGASYISTDQSSSIPSPGAVDTTVDTLSSSEHEVSSVQDVEDSHALNTTFSIEKDDDASLAGPNVVNITQEAEEEYGSAPKIATCKEVPSEPANSGDKKGKKPQAATSRGIQPPLQGQRQEIALQEDGELTKQKNGAVNQELETIRERSLSFAGFGRPAASYQHGNPSYADVLTTGTPAQEGAPPLRERSQSCAALKGAPGRRGIPMYQKSKERSATESVMGRSQSHTGLQEQGRSGIPSTKKGTSVDVNTDGALAKGKSQSLAALKYQGKKESRMPLPSQSRGGQRFAGPPRESSIPEMRGRSFTFPKYKNTKENTEKQSKKEGQHTSAQAAETIVKADGAAPSTPRGGTAAGIEQNAPTPKGKSKGRIPVFGKWYKR, from the exons ATGGGGCTTTTGGACTTACTCAGAAATATGAGCGGAAAGGAAGACGGTTCAGCAAAGAGGAGTTTTTCTTCAAGAATTCCGTCCTTCTCCAAGAGgagacagcagcagcagcaacagcagccgCAGGCAGGAGTGGAAGAACCTCTTTTGG GGGATACCAGTAAAGCAGGAGATACTCCCAAGCAGCATCTATCCAGAGGTGCCCCGTACAAGCGCAATTTTGGGTTTGGCTTTAGAAAGAGACAACAAAGTCAGAAAGAGCAGACAAACCCCAGTGAGATGGTCCAACAGTTGGAGGCAACCATTTCCAAGTCTGGGGGTGCCATGACGAAAGACAGTCCCGAAAATAGATCATTAgacataaaaaaacaacctaATTCTACAAGACAAGATGCTGCGGAAAGAACGCCCAATTCTAATAGAACAAGGTGGGGCATGAAGAAATCTCAAACAGTTGTGACAGATCGCAACAGTAATTTCGCCTTACCCGCGACCCCCGAGGTCAATCGCTCTATCCGCAACATGCCGAAGTCAAAATCTGAGGAAAGCATCAAATCTACCTCGTCCCAGGAGAGGGCAAAGAGTGGAAGGAGTAGACTTCCCAAATCACACACGATGAATCCCACCAGACCTCTCCAATCGCAGTCAGCTTCCGGGGCGGGGTCTGCGAGGGTAGTCAAACCTGTGGCGAGGCCGCAGAATCTTGTACGCGGCGGCACGGCGCAGTCCGCTACCGACGCGCCATCAAATCGTGTGCGTACTCAGTCCAACGCTAGCACTGCATCGAACGTCAGCTCTGCTAGCTCCACCAGAACACCAAAGAGAGCATCTCAGGAAACAACACCGAAAGATAGTGGACAGAAAGCAGAAGTAAGGAGCTCAGCAGCCGGCAGAAGTCCTGGTAAAGCTGGACAGAGTAGGGGAGGTACAGAGGGTGGCATAGCCGACTCAAAACCTTCGACACCAGCAAGGCAGGAAGCCAGAAAGGAAGCACGAGAAAAGGGAACTCCTGGAAGGAGTCACTGTAGGCAGGAATCTTCCACCAAAACTCTGAAGAGTCCTGGAGTAGTAAGTAGTTCGAGACTCAAACCTGAGTCTCCCCTCACGGCGACCGTACGCAGAGACAGTCTCGACCAGAACGAGTCGGCGTCATCTGACCTTGAGTCTGACGACCTCATGTTAGACATGGATTCCTCGCACGACGAGAGTTTTGATCAGGGCGACGAGAGACCGCGGCATCACAGACGGTGGCACAGTCCACGACGGAACGCAAGAACGCCGACGGACGCCGATGGGAGGGAGGACAGTGACACTTTGGAAGAGCTTGATACCAGCCATTCACAAAAAAG CCTGAGGACTCATCAGCAGCAAAGAGTAAAGAAACAGGGAAGCTCTGAACAAAA TCAAGTTGCTCAAGACAATAACGCTACACCTGAGACTCAGCGGCGAAGAAATAGAAGAAG ATATAGAAGAAGACAGTACGGAAGGTCTCGGGCCCAAACCACCCCTTCTGACAGCCCACACAGAGACAGACCCCGTTCTCAATCTACCCCGATGAAACCACCAAGGCAGATGACAGCAAGCTTCGATGAGGAAGAAGGGGTCACCATAGACACCTCGTCTTTCAGATACCTCCTTCAAGACATGACAGGCATGAAAACATGTCTTCTGAAGCTGAAGAGAATTCTGCAGGAG GTGGAAACATCTTCGCCTTTTGAGCAGACTCCAGCTGGAAAG GGATTTGCAGACAAGAATCATTTGATGTCGGCAATGTTAGATGGAGCAGTTGGAGAGGTGGAAGAAAAAGACATGAAAAAG gaaaatgaagacatgaaacaagagcttgctcAGTTGAGACAACAGCTGACTGAGAAGGATCGTACCATTTCCCTGCTCCAGACACAAATG gaAAAGTACATCGATGCGAGAGACGGCCATGTTAGTAAAAGTGCAAAATCCATAGCGACACAGACGGAACCGCAGTCTAAG CGTTTCCCTTGGAGTAGACCATCCCCGTTAAGCAGATCTCAATCCATGCGAGAACCCAGCC GGACACCGAACCAGACTGTTCTCTCTACCCAACGAAGATCGGAAAGAAGATCAGCCCAGAAGGCTCAG GATTGTTTGGAACCTATTGAGGAGTTATATGA CCAAAACCTTCTGGTGTCTGATGAAGGGGAGGAAGAGATAGGAGGCATTCATCATTTGTCATCAAGTCAGCAGCATCTAAGTGATACAGAACAGACTGTGGATATTCTTTCAGTTCAGCATCCAGATGAAAGCACCCATTACACAgcaggaccacaggaagaggcCACTAGCATGGACAAGCTTGAGCCACAGGCCAGCCAAGAAAAACATGACTTTGTATCACTCACTACTGAAGATTATAACCAAATCAGTGAAAGTATCGCCCCACAGTCAGCATATAACAGGAAAGATTATAGCATTAAGGTTAAAGATGAAACAGCACTTGGAAATCAGCTGCCATTGGGAAGTACAGAAGGGGACAGATATGAAGAGACAgtgtctctccttggtgctgaagttacaGCTGATGACACACCGACACTGACAGCTCATGATGAGAAGATGCAAATTATTAAAGATGTGGTGTCATATACAGATCAACAAGAACAGGAAGCATACATAACCACAAAGAGCAGCAAAGACAGCtgtaccatccctgtccttggtgctgaacccaGAGACGAGACTGCAGTAGAAGACGATGATGCAAAGTGCCTCTTTTCTCCAACTGAGGACAGTGAAGAGATCGAAAGAAAAGAGCAGCAGAAGCAGCGGGAAGAACATGAGTATACAAATGGTGCATCATATATCAGCACAGACCAATCATCTTCCATCCCTAGCCCTGGTGCTGTAGACACCACTGTTGATACTTTATCCAGTTCTGAGCATGAAGTGTCTTCAGTGCAAGATGTTGAAGACTCCCATGCTCTCAATACAACCTTCTCCATTGAGAAAGATGATGATGCAAGTCTTGCAGGCCCAAATGTTGTCAACATTACTCAGGAAGCAGAGGAAGAGTATGGAAGTGCACCGAAGATCGCAACCTGTAAAGAAGTTCCAAGTGAACCAGCCAACAGTGGtgacaagaaaggcaagaaaccACAAGCAGCAACTTCTAGGGGCATCCAGCCACCACTGCAAGGGCAAAGGCAAGAAATTGCCCTCCAAGAAGACGGTGAATTGACCAAGCAAAAGAATGGAGCAGTAAACCAAGAGTTGGAGACCATAAGAGAGAGGAGCTTGAGCTTTGCAGGATTTGGTAGACCGGCTGCATCTTATCAGCATGGCAATCCATCGTATGCAGACGTCCTGACTACAGGCACGCCAGCACAAGAAGGTGCACCACCCCTCCGAGAGAGGTCGCAAAGTTGCGCTGCGTTGAAAGGAGCGCCAGGGCGAAGGGGCATCCCCATGTACCAGAAGAGTAAGGAAAGGTCAGCGACGGAAAGCGTAATGGGAAGAAGTCAAAGCCACACCGGCCTCCAGGAGCAAGGAAGGAGTGGAATTCCCTCCACAAAGAAAGGCACATCTGTAGATGTGAATACTGACGGGGCTTTAGCAAAAGGAAAGAGTCAGAGCTTGGCGGCGTTGAAGTACCAAGGGAAGAAAGAGAGCAGAATGCCTCTACCTTCACAGAGTAGAGGTGGACAAAGGTTTGCAGGTCCGCCAAGGGAATCCAGTATCCCAGAGATGAGGGGGCGAAGTTTCACCTTCCCAAAGTACAAGAATACAAAGGAGAACACAGAGAAACAGAGCAAAAAGGAAGGGCAACACACATCAGCACAGGCAGCAGAAACCATCGTCAAAGCAGATGGTGCAGCGCCCTCTACTCCAAGAGGTGGAACTGCAGCTGGCATAGAACAGAATGCTCCCACACCAAAAGGAAAGAGCAAGGGCCGTATTCCTGTGTTTGGGAAGTGGTACAAACGTTAG
- the LOC136449062 gene encoding enolase-phosphatase E1-like isoform X5, translating to MGLLDLLRNMSGKEDGSAKRSFSSRIPSFSKRRQQQQQQQPQAGVEEPLLGDTSKAGDTPKQHLSRGAPYKRNFGFGFRKRQQSQKEQTNPSEMVQQLEATISKSGGAMTKDSPENRSLDIKKQPNSTRQDAAERTPNSNRTRWGMKKSQTVVTDRNSNFALPATPEVNRSIRNMPKSKSEESIKSTSSQERAKSGRSRLPKSHTMNPTRPLQSQSASGAGSARVVKPVARPQNLVRGGTAQSATDAPSNRVRTQSNASTASNVSSASSTRTPKRASQETTPKDSGQKAEVRSSAAGRSPGKAGQSRGGTEGGIADSKPSTPARQEARKEAREKGTPGRSHCRQESSTKTLKSPGVVSSSRLKPESPLTATVRRDSLDQNESASSDLESDDLMLDMDSSHDESFDQGDERPRHHRRWHSPRRNARTPTDADGREDSDTLEELDTSHSQKRYRRRQYGRSRAQTTPSDSPHRDRPRSQSTPMKPPRQMTASFDEEEGVTIDTSSFRYLLQDMTGMKTCLLKLKRILQEVETSSPFEQTPAGKGFADKNHLMSAMLDGAVGEVEEKDMKKENEDMKQELAQLRQQLTEKDRTISLLQTQMEKYIDARDGHVSKSAKSIATQTEPQSKRFPWSRPSPLSRSQSMREPSRTPNQTVLSTQRRSERRSAQKAQDCLEPIEELYDQNLLVSDEGEEEIGGIHHLSSSQQHLSDTEQTVDILSVQHPDESTHYTAGPQEEATSMDKLEPQASQEKHDFVSLTTEDYNQISESIAPQSAYNRKDYSIKVKDETALGNQLPLGSTEGDRYEETVSLLGAEVTADDTPTLTAHDEKMQIIKDVVSYTDQQEQEAYITTKSSKDSCTIPVLGAEPRDETAVEDDDAKCLFSPTEDSEEIERKEQQKQREEHEYTNGASYISTDQSSSIPSPGAVDTTVDTLSSSEHEVSSVQDVEDSHALNTTFSIEKDDDASLAGPNVVNITQEAEEEYGSAPKIATCKEVPSEPANSGDKKGKKPQAATSRGIQPPLQGQRQEIALQEDGELTKQKNGAVNQELETIRERSLSFAGFGRPAASYQHGNPSYADVLTTGTPAQEGAPPLRERSQSCAALKGAPGRRGIPMYQKSKERSATESVMGRSQSHTGLQEQGRSGIPSTKKGTSVDVNTDGALAKGKSQSLAALKYQGKKESRMPLPSQSRGGQRFAGPPRESSIPEMRGRSFTFPKYKNTKENTEKQSKKEGQHTSAQAAETIVKADGAAPSTPRGGTAAGIEQNAPTPKGKSKGRIPVFGKWYKR from the exons ATGGGGCTTTTGGACTTACTCAGAAATATGAGCGGAAAGGAAGACGGTTCAGCAAAGAGGAGTTTTTCTTCAAGAATTCCGTCCTTCTCCAAGAGgagacagcagcagcagcaacagcagccgCAGGCAGGAGTGGAAGAACCTCTTTTGG GGGATACCAGTAAAGCAGGAGATACTCCCAAGCAGCATCTATCCAGAGGTGCCCCGTACAAGCGCAATTTTGGGTTTGGCTTTAGAAAGAGACAACAAAGTCAGAAAGAGCAGACAAACCCCAGTGAGATGGTCCAACAGTTGGAGGCAACCATTTCCAAGTCTGGGGGTGCCATGACGAAAGACAGTCCCGAAAATAGATCATTAgacataaaaaaacaacctaATTCTACAAGACAAGATGCTGCGGAAAGAACGCCCAATTCTAATAGAACAAGGTGGGGCATGAAGAAATCTCAAACAGTTGTGACAGATCGCAACAGTAATTTCGCCTTACCCGCGACCCCCGAGGTCAATCGCTCTATCCGCAACATGCCGAAGTCAAAATCTGAGGAAAGCATCAAATCTACCTCGTCCCAGGAGAGGGCAAAGAGTGGAAGGAGTAGACTTCCCAAATCACACACGATGAATCCCACCAGACCTCTCCAATCGCAGTCAGCTTCCGGGGCGGGGTCTGCGAGGGTAGTCAAACCTGTGGCGAGGCCGCAGAATCTTGTACGCGGCGGCACGGCGCAGTCCGCTACCGACGCGCCATCAAATCGTGTGCGTACTCAGTCCAACGCTAGCACTGCATCGAACGTCAGCTCTGCTAGCTCCACCAGAACACCAAAGAGAGCATCTCAGGAAACAACACCGAAAGATAGTGGACAGAAAGCAGAAGTAAGGAGCTCAGCAGCCGGCAGAAGTCCTGGTAAAGCTGGACAGAGTAGGGGAGGTACAGAGGGTGGCATAGCCGACTCAAAACCTTCGACACCAGCAAGGCAGGAAGCCAGAAAGGAAGCACGAGAAAAGGGAACTCCTGGAAGGAGTCACTGTAGGCAGGAATCTTCCACCAAAACTCTGAAGAGTCCTGGAGTAGTAAGTAGTTCGAGACTCAAACCTGAGTCTCCCCTCACGGCGACCGTACGCAGAGACAGTCTCGACCAGAACGAGTCGGCGTCATCTGACCTTGAGTCTGACGACCTCATGTTAGACATGGATTCCTCGCACGACGAGAGTTTTGATCAGGGCGACGAGAGACCGCGGCATCACAGACGGTGGCACAGTCCACGACGGAACGCAAGAACGCCGACGGACGCCGATGGGAGGGAGGACAGTGACACTTTGGAAGAGCTTGATACCAGCCATTCACAAAAAAG ATATAGAAGAAGACAGTACGGAAGGTCTCGGGCCCAAACCACCCCTTCTGACAGCCCACACAGAGACAGACCCCGTTCTCAATCTACCCCGATGAAACCACCAAGGCAGATGACAGCAAGCTTCGATGAGGAAGAAGGGGTCACCATAGACACCTCGTCTTTCAGATACCTCCTTCAAGACATGACAGGCATGAAAACATGTCTTCTGAAGCTGAAGAGAATTCTGCAGGAG GTGGAAACATCTTCGCCTTTTGAGCAGACTCCAGCTGGAAAG GGATTTGCAGACAAGAATCATTTGATGTCGGCAATGTTAGATGGAGCAGTTGGAGAGGTGGAAGAAAAAGACATGAAAAAG gaaaatgaagacatgaaacaagagcttgctcAGTTGAGACAACAGCTGACTGAGAAGGATCGTACCATTTCCCTGCTCCAGACACAAATG gaAAAGTACATCGATGCGAGAGACGGCCATGTTAGTAAAAGTGCAAAATCCATAGCGACACAGACGGAACCGCAGTCTAAG CGTTTCCCTTGGAGTAGACCATCCCCGTTAAGCAGATCTCAATCCATGCGAGAACCCAGCC GGACACCGAACCAGACTGTTCTCTCTACCCAACGAAGATCGGAAAGAAGATCAGCCCAGAAGGCTCAG GATTGTTTGGAACCTATTGAGGAGTTATATGA CCAAAACCTTCTGGTGTCTGATGAAGGGGAGGAAGAGATAGGAGGCATTCATCATTTGTCATCAAGTCAGCAGCATCTAAGTGATACAGAACAGACTGTGGATATTCTTTCAGTTCAGCATCCAGATGAAAGCACCCATTACACAgcaggaccacaggaagaggcCACTAGCATGGACAAGCTTGAGCCACAGGCCAGCCAAGAAAAACATGACTTTGTATCACTCACTACTGAAGATTATAACCAAATCAGTGAAAGTATCGCCCCACAGTCAGCATATAACAGGAAAGATTATAGCATTAAGGTTAAAGATGAAACAGCACTTGGAAATCAGCTGCCATTGGGAAGTACAGAAGGGGACAGATATGAAGAGACAgtgtctctccttggtgctgaagttacaGCTGATGACACACCGACACTGACAGCTCATGATGAGAAGATGCAAATTATTAAAGATGTGGTGTCATATACAGATCAACAAGAACAGGAAGCATACATAACCACAAAGAGCAGCAAAGACAGCtgtaccatccctgtccttggtgctgaacccaGAGACGAGACTGCAGTAGAAGACGATGATGCAAAGTGCCTCTTTTCTCCAACTGAGGACAGTGAAGAGATCGAAAGAAAAGAGCAGCAGAAGCAGCGGGAAGAACATGAGTATACAAATGGTGCATCATATATCAGCACAGACCAATCATCTTCCATCCCTAGCCCTGGTGCTGTAGACACCACTGTTGATACTTTATCCAGTTCTGAGCATGAAGTGTCTTCAGTGCAAGATGTTGAAGACTCCCATGCTCTCAATACAACCTTCTCCATTGAGAAAGATGATGATGCAAGTCTTGCAGGCCCAAATGTTGTCAACATTACTCAGGAAGCAGAGGAAGAGTATGGAAGTGCACCGAAGATCGCAACCTGTAAAGAAGTTCCAAGTGAACCAGCCAACAGTGGtgacaagaaaggcaagaaaccACAAGCAGCAACTTCTAGGGGCATCCAGCCACCACTGCAAGGGCAAAGGCAAGAAATTGCCCTCCAAGAAGACGGTGAATTGACCAAGCAAAAGAATGGAGCAGTAAACCAAGAGTTGGAGACCATAAGAGAGAGGAGCTTGAGCTTTGCAGGATTTGGTAGACCGGCTGCATCTTATCAGCATGGCAATCCATCGTATGCAGACGTCCTGACTACAGGCACGCCAGCACAAGAAGGTGCACCACCCCTCCGAGAGAGGTCGCAAAGTTGCGCTGCGTTGAAAGGAGCGCCAGGGCGAAGGGGCATCCCCATGTACCAGAAGAGTAAGGAAAGGTCAGCGACGGAAAGCGTAATGGGAAGAAGTCAAAGCCACACCGGCCTCCAGGAGCAAGGAAGGAGTGGAATTCCCTCCACAAAGAAAGGCACATCTGTAGATGTGAATACTGACGGGGCTTTAGCAAAAGGAAAGAGTCAGAGCTTGGCGGCGTTGAAGTACCAAGGGAAGAAAGAGAGCAGAATGCCTCTACCTTCACAGAGTAGAGGTGGACAAAGGTTTGCAGGTCCGCCAAGGGAATCCAGTATCCCAGAGATGAGGGGGCGAAGTTTCACCTTCCCAAAGTACAAGAATACAAAGGAGAACACAGAGAAACAGAGCAAAAAGGAAGGGCAACACACATCAGCACAGGCAGCAGAAACCATCGTCAAAGCAGATGGTGCAGCGCCCTCTACTCCAAGAGGTGGAACTGCAGCTGGCATAGAACAGAATGCTCCCACACCAAAAGGAAAGAGCAAGGGCCGTATTCCTGTGTTTGGGAAGTGGTACAAACGTTAG